The genomic stretch AGGCCGGACTGGCCGTCCTGCCCTCCCGCAACGAGGCGTTCCCCCTCGTCCTGCTGGAGGTCTTCGCCGCCGGCGTGCCCGTCGTCGCCTACGACATCGTCACCGGCCCCGCCGAGATCATCCGGCACGGGGTCGACGGACTGCTCGTCCCCGCCGGCGACAAGGAGTCGCTGGCCGTCGCCATGAGCAAGCTCATGGAGGACGACGACCTGCGCCGCTCCTACGGCGCGGCCGCCCGCCAGGGGGTCCACGAGCGCTTCGGCGCCGAGGAGATCACCAAGCGCTGGGAAGAGCTGTTCACCCGCCTCGTGGCCCGCCGCGACGACCCCCGCCGGCTGGCCGAACGCGCCGACCGCACCGCGCGCCGCGTCGCGGCCGGCGGCAGCCGCAGCTTCAACGTCGCCGCTCCCGTCAGCGTCCTGTCCGGCTCCGCCGACGAGCAGAAGGCCCGCGAGGTGCTGCTCCAGGCCCAGGACCGCACCGGCACCCTCGTACGCTCGGCCGGCCGGCTGGCCGAGGTGCGCGACGACGTCCACGCCCCGCGCATGGCGGAGTGGAACCTGGAGATCGCCACCGACGCGCTGGCCGCCCACGGCATCCCGTACGTCCTGCTGCGGGACGGGGGCACCTCCTACCGCGTCGCCGTCGAGGTGGAGCACCGTGCGCGGGTCCTCGAAGCGCTCGCCACCGACCTGCACGGCAAGCCCGTCTACGCCGAACTGATCACCCCGCGCGGCGCGGCACCGGGAGCGGTGCTCGCCGAGCGGCTGCGCGAGGCCGGTGACGTGGCCGGTCTCCGGGTCTTCAAGCCGCTGGTCACCGAGAGCCGCACGCTGCGCTACGGCCCCGCCTTCGGCTGCACCGTCGAGTTCTGGGCCGAGAACGACGAGACCGAGGAGCTGCCGGGCTGGCGCAGCGCCCCGCGCGGCACCACCCTCATCGGTCCGCGGGTGCCGTCCCTGAAGGCCGACGCGACCCTGCGGGTCGGCGAGCGCGACCACCCCACCCTCGCCGCCTTCACCGACCGCCTCATGTGGGACATCGACTTCCCCGTCGACGTCGTCTACACCTGGGTCGACGACACCGACCCCCGGTGGCGCGAGCGCCGGGACGCCGCCAAGCGCGCCGCCGGCGTCGGCATCGACGCGGACAGCGGTGATGTCCGCTTCCGCAACCGGGACGAACTGCGCTACTCCCTGCGCTCGCTGGCCATGTACGCGCCGTGGGTGCGCAACATCTACCTCGTCACCGACGATCAGGTGCCTGCCTGGCTGAACACCGACCACCCCGGCATCAAGGTCGTCAGCCACCGGGAGATCTTCGCCGACCCGGACCAGCTGCCCACCTTCAACTCGCACGCCATCGAGAGCCAGCTGCACCGCATCGAGGGCCTGTCGGAGCACTTCCTCTACTTCAACGACGACGTCTTCCTCGGCCGGCCGCTGACCGCCCGCTCCTTCTTCAACAGCAACGGTCTGGCGAACTTCTTCCGCTCGCCGACCGCCGTCCCGCCGAGCGAGCTGTCCGAGGACGACGAGGGCTACTTCGCGGCCGGCAAGAACAACCGGTCCCTGCTCCAGCGCCATTTCGGGCGAACCGCCACCCACGGCTTCCTGCACGCTCCGCACCCCCTGCGCCGCAGCGTCCTCGCCGAGATCGCCGAGAAGTTCCCCGAGGAGACCGCGGCCACCGCGGCCAACCGCTTCAGGGGGTCCACGGACCTGTCCATCGTCTCCTCGCTGCACCACCACTACGGCTACCTGACGGGCCGCTCCACCCCGTCGACGATCAGCTGCTCCTACATCAACGCGGGCGACTACACCCACCACTCCCGCCTGAGTCGCATGCTCGCCACCCGCAGCCACAGCGTGTTCTGCATCGGCGAATCCGCGAACGCCGAAGTCCCCGCCGACGAGCAGGACCGCGTGCTGCGCGCCTTCCTCGGCGCGTACTTCCCGGTCCGCTCGCCCTACGAGAAGAGCTGACCCGACGAGAGAATCCGGCCTCGTCACCGGCTGAGGGCCGGGCGCACCGCTGTGGCGGCGCGCCCGGCCCTCAGCGGTTTGCGCTCATTCGGACTGCAGAGGCCTACGACAGCGATGGCGGAACGGGGCGGCTGAGCGCGGAAGCGCATCCGTGGTGGGCTTGCCCGAGTCGTGCGGGTTTGCCTACTTGCTCGTGCGGATCTCGACCAGGTTGTACTGGTTGGCCGGGACGAGGGGCTCCCCGACCGCCGTCCACTCGCCGCTGGGGACCTCGATGTGCTGATCCTTGCCCTTGGGCGCAGTCAGGGTGACGTCGGCGGAGTGATCGGCCGATCCCTTGACGGCGTGGACGGCAGGCATTTCCAGGCTGAGGAAGCCGGAGGACCCGGTGGTGCGGAAACAGGTCGTCTTGCCTCCCCGCCACTTCACCTCCAGCAGCCCGGTGCCGGAAGAGCAGGCGACGAGCATGACGTGTCCGTCACCGCGCTTGAGGATGATCCCCGTCTCTTCCTTGATCTTCTCGGCGTTCGGGTAGTCGAAGCCCTCCACCGCGTGACCGGGTTCGGCGTCGGCCGCCGTCTCCAAAACGTCGGGGTTCCGGGTGTGGGAGGAGGCCGTGGTGGCCACGACCGTCGCGGCGCAAGCCGCGACAGCCGCAGCGGTGACGATGATCCGCCGTGCGAGCTTCATGCCAAAGCCCTCGTGATGACAGTGGGTCGCCCGGTTGCCGTGCGCCTGCCCGGGCATGGGGCGGCGGGCGGGAGCCCAAGGGGCAGTCCGATCTTGGAGATGCCAGATCCAAACACATGCCGTCACTTGCCGCCAGGGCAACAAGCAGGACATCAGATGATGAATCACGCCAAAGCCTGTATGTACCTTTTCTTATTTCTTACTTAGGCATCTACCGGCAGAAAAGATCCACTCCGCATGCTTAG from Streptomyces albofaciens JCM 4342 encodes the following:
- a CDS encoding stealth conserved region 3 domain-containing protein yields the protein MKITFLLTWGDEMGGTEMAAYTQAAHLAPRHDVEVISVFKTREEPFFSAGRAISRRYLVDRTGPYGKPVRASDLDEAACRTLTSLPSELIKPAWEATFDRLSDIEMSAALGSLETDVLITTTPALMAAAAELVPSRVITVHQEHRASQLRGVSGEPLLVYAPRIDALVSLTERTNDWFADSLGAAAPELTAIPNAVPSGFRPRSDLDGKAIVLAARMTPEKQLDHAIEAFATIADEHPGWVMRIFGDGPQEVRLRRIIDGLALHDRVQLLGRSSDMEQEWAKAGLAVLPSRNEAFPLVLLEVFAAGVPVVAYDIVTGPAEIIRHGVDGLLVPAGDKESLAVAMSKLMEDDDLRRSYGAAARQGVHERFGAEEITKRWEELFTRLVARRDDPRRLAERADRTARRVAAGGSRSFNVAAPVSVLSGSADEQKAREVLLQAQDRTGTLVRSAGRLAEVRDDVHAPRMAEWNLEIATDALAAHGIPYVLLRDGGTSYRVAVEVEHRARVLEALATDLHGKPVYAELITPRGAAPGAVLAERLREAGDVAGLRVFKPLVTESRTLRYGPAFGCTVEFWAENDETEELPGWRSAPRGTTLIGPRVPSLKADATLRVGERDHPTLAAFTDRLMWDIDFPVDVVYTWVDDTDPRWRERRDAAKRAAGVGIDADSGDVRFRNRDELRYSLRSLAMYAPWVRNIYLVTDDQVPAWLNTDHPGIKVVSHREIFADPDQLPTFNSHAIESQLHRIEGLSEHFLYFNDDVFLGRPLTARSFFNSNGLANFFRSPTAVPPSELSEDDEGYFAAGKNNRSLLQRHFGRTATHGFLHAPHPLRRSVLAEIAEKFPEETAATAANRFRGSTDLSIVSSLHHHYGYLTGRSTPSTISCSYINAGDYTHHSRLSRMLATRSHSVFCIGESANAEVPADEQDRVLRAFLGAYFPVRSPYEKS